One Mycobacteroides salmoniphilum DNA segment encodes these proteins:
- a CDS encoding 3-hydroxybutyryl-CoA dehydrogenase, with protein sequence MTDGITRVGVIGAGQMGAGIAEVSARAGVDVLVFETTEELVKAGSARIVKSLDRGVSAGKITERERDAAVANLKFTTDLADFSDRQLVVEAVIEDESIKASIFAKLDEVITDPDAVLASNTSSIPIMKIAAATKNPGRVLGLHFFNPVPVLPLVELISTLVTTPGAAARTEAFASEVLGKQVVRAADRSGFVVNFLLVPYLLAAIRMAESGFATVEDIDKAVVAGLSHPMGPLRLSDLVGLDTLKLIADSMYDEYKEPLYAAPPLLLRMVEAGRLGKKSGVGFYEYNAK encoded by the coding sequence ATGACGGATGGAATCACGCGGGTAGGAGTTATCGGCGCTGGACAGATGGGCGCGGGTATCGCCGAGGTATCGGCACGTGCCGGTGTCGACGTGCTGGTCTTCGAGACCACCGAGGAGCTGGTGAAGGCGGGGTCTGCCCGCATCGTCAAGTCACTGGACCGCGGCGTCTCCGCCGGGAAGATCACCGAGCGTGAGCGCGATGCCGCCGTCGCCAACCTGAAGTTCACCACTGACCTGGCCGACTTCTCCGATCGCCAGCTCGTCGTCGAGGCCGTCATCGAGGACGAGTCCATCAAGGCCTCGATCTTCGCCAAGCTCGACGAGGTGATCACCGATCCCGACGCGGTTCTCGCGTCCAACACCTCCAGCATCCCGATCATGAAAATCGCTGCGGCAACCAAAAATCCGGGGCGCGTGCTGGGACTGCACTTCTTCAACCCGGTGCCCGTGCTGCCGCTCGTCGAGCTGATCTCGACGCTGGTCACCACGCCCGGGGCCGCCGCGCGCACGGAGGCCTTCGCGAGCGAGGTGCTGGGCAAGCAGGTCGTGCGTGCCGCCGACCGCTCCGGCTTCGTGGTCAATTTCTTGCTGGTTCCTTACCTGCTGGCGGCGATCCGGATGGCCGAATCCGGCTTTGCCACAGTCGAAGACATCGACAAGGCTGTGGTGGCGGGACTTTCGCACCCGATGGGCCCGCTGCGGCTGTCGGACCTCGTTGGTCTCGACACCTTGAAGCTCATCGCCGACTCGATGTACGACGAGTACAAGGAGCCGCTGTACGCGGCCCCGCCGCTGTTACTCCGGATGGTCGAGGCCGGGCGTCTCGGCAAGAAGAGCGGTGTCGGGTTTTACGAGTACAACGCAAAATAA
- the aceA gene encoding isocitrate lyase, which produces MSNVGKPRTAAEIQQDWDTNPRWKGITRDYTAAQVEELQGSVVEENTLARRGAEILWEGVTKGDGSYINALGALTGNMAVQQVRAGLKAIYLSGWQVAGDANLSGHTYPDQSLYPANSVPAVVRRINNALLRADEIARVEGDTSIDNWLVPIVADGEAGFGGALNVYELQKAMIAAGAAGTHWEDQLASEKKCGHLGGKVLIPTQQHVRTLTSARLAADVANTPTVVIARTDAEAATLITSDVDERDQPFVTGERTAEGFYNVQKGIEPCIARAKAYAPYADLIWMETGVPDLAVARKFAEAVKAEFPDQLLSYNCSPSFNWKQALDDSTIAKFQKELGAMGFTFQFITLAGFHALNYSMFDLAYGYAREGMTAYVDLQEREFAAEARGYTATKHQREVGAGYFDRIATTVDPNTSTAALKGSTEEGQFH; this is translated from the coding sequence ATGTCGAACGTCGGAAAGCCGCGCACCGCGGCCGAAATCCAGCAGGACTGGGACACCAACCCCCGCTGGAAGGGCATCACCCGCGACTACACCGCAGCCCAGGTCGAGGAGCTGCAGGGCAGCGTCGTCGAAGAGAACACCCTGGCGCGCCGTGGCGCGGAAATCCTGTGGGAAGGCGTCACCAAGGGCGACGGCTCCTACATCAACGCGCTGGGCGCGCTGACCGGCAACATGGCCGTGCAGCAGGTCCGTGCCGGCCTCAAGGCCATCTACCTGTCCGGCTGGCAGGTCGCCGGCGACGCCAACCTCTCGGGCCACACCTACCCGGACCAGAGCCTCTACCCGGCCAACTCGGTGCCGGCCGTCGTGCGCCGCATCAACAACGCCCTGCTGCGCGCCGACGAGATCGCCCGCGTCGAGGGCGACACCAGCATCGACAACTGGCTCGTGCCGATCGTCGCCGACGGTGAGGCCGGCTTCGGTGGCGCGCTGAACGTCTACGAGCTGCAGAAGGCCATGATCGCCGCGGGTGCCGCCGGTACCCACTGGGAAGACCAGCTGGCCTCGGAGAAGAAGTGCGGCCACCTCGGTGGCAAGGTGCTGATCCCCACCCAGCAGCACGTCCGCACCCTGACCTCGGCTCGTCTGGCAGCCGACGTCGCGAACACCCCGACCGTCGTCATCGCGCGTACCGACGCCGAGGCCGCCACCCTGATCACCTCGGATGTGGACGAGCGCGACCAGCCCTTCGTCACCGGTGAGCGCACCGCCGAGGGCTTCTACAACGTGCAGAAGGGCATCGAGCCCTGTATCGCGCGTGCCAAGGCCTACGCCCCGTACGCCGACCTCATCTGGATGGAGACCGGCGTGCCGGACCTCGCGGTCGCCCGCAAGTTCGCGGAAGCCGTCAAGGCCGAGTTCCCGGACCAGCTGCTGTCCTACAACTGCAGCCCGTCCTTCAACTGGAAGCAGGCGCTGGACGACTCGACCATCGCCAAGTTCCAGAAGGAACTGGGTGCCATGGGCTTCACGTTCCAGTTCATCACCCTGGCCGGCTTCCACGCCCTGAACTACTCGATGTTCGACCTGGCCTACGGCTACGCCCGCGAGGGCATGACGGCCTACGTCGACCTGCAGGAGCGCGAGTTCGCGGCCGAGGCCCGTGGTTACACCGCCACCAAGCACCAGCGTGAGGTCGGCGCCGGCTACTTCGATCGGATCGCCACCACCGTGGACCCGAACACCTCGACCGCGGCGCTGAAGGGCTCGACCGAAGAGGGCCAGTTCCACTAA
- a CDS encoding acyl-[acyl-carrier-protein] thioesterase: MCDDRGVSTEPSTGLDKDMMPVPHAHPHVYEGRWPVRIADVDSGGRLRLDGAARHIQDIGQDHLRGVEAEETHPHWVVRRTMIDVIKPIEFREALWLRRWCSATSNRWCQMRVRLDGRDGGLVESEAFWIHVSRETQGPARIEDDFLATVASTTDVDRLRWKPYNKPGSRDTATDIRDFPVRFTDMDLFDHMNNSVYWSIVEDHLSRHPELLSAPYRVSIEHDSAVALGDKLEIITNVYEDGTAFGVPGRSVTTLTYVVGDEVKALASIFAR, encoded by the coding sequence ATGTGTGATGATCGGGGCGTGAGCACCGAACCGAGCACCGGCCTCGACAAAGACATGATGCCCGTGCCCCACGCGCATCCCCACGTCTACGAGGGTCGTTGGCCCGTTCGCATCGCCGACGTCGACTCCGGCGGGCGTTTGCGGCTGGACGGGGCCGCTCGGCATATTCAGGACATCGGGCAGGACCACCTGCGTGGGGTGGAGGCCGAGGAGACTCACCCGCACTGGGTCGTCCGCCGCACCATGATCGACGTGATCAAGCCCATTGAGTTCAGGGAGGCCCTGTGGCTGCGCCGTTGGTGCTCGGCCACGTCCAACCGGTGGTGCCAGATGCGGGTGCGGCTCGACGGTCGGGACGGGGGACTGGTGGAGTCCGAGGCATTCTGGATTCACGTCAGCCGTGAAACCCAGGGGCCGGCCCGTATCGAAGACGACTTCCTGGCTACGGTCGCCTCCACGACGGATGTGGACCGGTTGCGGTGGAAGCCCTACAACAAGCCCGGTAGCCGGGATACCGCGACCGATATCCGGGACTTCCCGGTGCGATTCACCGATATGGACCTGTTCGATCACATGAACAACTCTGTTTACTGGAGCATCGTGGAAGACCATCTCTCGCGGCATCCTGAGCTGCTGTCCGCCCCGTATCGCGTGAGCATCGAGCATGACTCCGCGGTAGCGCTCGGCGACAAGCTCGAGATCATCACCAACGTCTACGAGGACGGAACCGCGTTCGGCGTCCCCGGTCGCAGTGTTACAACGCTCACATATGTCGTGGGCGACGAGGTGAAGGCCCTCGCCTCGATATTCGCTCGATAA
- a CDS encoding CPBP family intramembrane glutamic endopeptidase — protein MVTSRPDPDSGVAQALLAAAGLLFTIAIGGLVISGHTMVRFSSDEAAEPYPLWMPLTSSLMVLLLTRLVPMRLAAIDPLADIGRERLTREVRVLVCAALAFPVLVVAAAVTEIPRDAVYSPIKVLMFLVIPLLAFRVFRGGVPQGPKARWTSPLDRTRLLAPIVPVVAWIALARLGPLAPPATSLASLPDPVTIAVASLITLLTAGVLEEVFYRGFLQTRLESLVGRWPAIATSSVLFAAMHIASHVRADTVAVDLATIVAVQGTFGVMQGYLWSRYRNIWAPIAIHIAVNLIYLDMLIS, from the coding sequence GTGGTAACCAGCCGGCCGGACCCCGACAGCGGAGTCGCCCAGGCCCTGCTCGCAGCCGCCGGTCTGTTGTTCACGATCGCCATCGGCGGGCTCGTGATCAGTGGGCACACCATGGTCCGGTTCTCTTCGGACGAGGCCGCCGAGCCCTATCCGCTGTGGATGCCGTTGACCTCGTCCCTGATGGTGCTGCTGCTCACCCGCCTGGTGCCCATGCGCCTGGCGGCGATCGACCCGCTCGCCGACATCGGTAGAGAGCGCCTCACCCGCGAAGTGCGGGTACTGGTGTGTGCCGCCCTCGCGTTCCCCGTCCTGGTCGTCGCGGCAGCGGTCACCGAAATACCACGGGATGCCGTGTACAGCCCGATCAAGGTGTTGATGTTCCTGGTGATTCCGCTGCTGGCCTTCCGCGTCTTCCGGGGCGGTGTGCCACAGGGACCGAAGGCGCGGTGGACCTCTCCGCTGGACCGCACCCGCCTGCTGGCGCCGATAGTCCCGGTTGTCGCGTGGATCGCGTTGGCTCGACTCGGGCCCCTCGCACCGCCCGCTACCTCCCTGGCGAGCCTGCCCGATCCCGTGACCATCGCCGTGGCCTCGCTGATCACACTGCTGACGGCGGGCGTGCTCGAGGAGGTGTTCTACCGCGGGTTCCTGCAGACCCGGCTGGAATCACTGGTTGGCCGTTGGCCGGCCATCGCTACGTCGTCAGTGCTCTTCGCCGCGATGCACATCGCCTCACACGTGCGGGCCGACACCGTGGCCGTGGACCTCGCGACGATCGTGGCGGTCCAAGGAACGTTCGGCGTGATGCAGGGCTACCTATGGAGCCGGTATCGAAACATCTGGGCGCCGATAGCCATTCACATCGCCGTCAACTTGATCTACCTCGACATGCTCATCAGCTGA
- a CDS encoding MFS transporter has product MPIVGRCLIGQSGQVTQSLVPKTPGRRRVHPAWIIAVVAFVAVLAAAGFRSVPGVLMDPLHSEFGWSHGTIGLAMSINMTLFGLTAPFAAALMDRFGVRPVLAVALTLIAAGTFLSVFMTASWQLLLLWGVLVGVGTGSISMGFVATVATRWFIARRGLVTGILTAASATGQLIFLPLVAVVSGAYGWRWAAVIVAASAVSVVPLVVLFMRNRPADKGVGPLGADTDEPGAASGGFGAAFEGLLIGARQPVFWLLAGSFAICGMTTNGLIGTHFIPAAHDHGMPTTMAASLLALIGVFDVAGTVFSGWLTDRVDARILLGIYYFGRGLSLMLLPALLSPRAEPSTWVFIIFYGLDWVATVPPTIALCRNYFGERTPVVFGWVFASHQIGAAIAAAGAGWLRDQQGNYDNAFRLAAGLCVIAAVMCLSVRERSSADEHVEVDQVDGDVNGYRRPDVSIPAP; this is encoded by the coding sequence ATGCCAATTGTGGGACGGTGCCTTATCGGTCAGTCTGGGCAGGTGACGCAGTCCCTGGTGCCCAAGACGCCCGGCCGCCGCCGGGTTCACCCCGCCTGGATCATCGCCGTGGTGGCCTTTGTCGCGGTACTCGCCGCGGCCGGGTTCCGATCCGTCCCAGGCGTTCTGATGGACCCGCTGCACTCCGAGTTCGGCTGGTCGCACGGCACCATCGGGCTGGCGATGTCGATCAACATGACGCTGTTCGGGCTGACCGCGCCGTTCGCGGCCGCGCTGATGGACAGGTTCGGAGTGCGTCCGGTGCTGGCGGTGGCGCTCACGCTGATCGCGGCGGGCACCTTCCTGAGCGTATTCATGACCGCGTCCTGGCAGTTGTTGCTGCTCTGGGGTGTGCTGGTGGGTGTCGGTACCGGGTCGATCTCGATGGGATTCGTGGCCACCGTCGCGACCCGGTGGTTCATCGCGCGCCGGGGATTGGTCACGGGCATATTGACGGCTGCCAGCGCCACCGGCCAGCTCATCTTCCTGCCGTTGGTGGCGGTGGTGAGTGGCGCGTACGGCTGGCGGTGGGCCGCGGTGATCGTTGCTGCGTCGGCAGTTTCCGTGGTTCCGCTGGTGGTGCTGTTCATGCGAAACCGGCCTGCCGATAAGGGAGTTGGCCCGTTGGGTGCCGATACCGACGAACCGGGGGCTGCATCCGGGGGTTTCGGTGCGGCGTTCGAAGGGCTGCTCATCGGTGCGCGGCAACCAGTCTTCTGGCTGTTGGCGGGCAGTTTCGCGATCTGCGGAATGACCACCAACGGATTGATCGGCACCCACTTCATTCCTGCGGCACACGACCACGGGATGCCGACCACCATGGCCGCAAGCCTGCTGGCGCTGATCGGGGTCTTCGACGTCGCGGGAACGGTGTTCTCCGGATGGCTCACCGACCGGGTCGATGCGCGCATCCTGTTGGGTATCTACTACTTTGGGCGCGGTCTTTCGCTGATGCTGTTGCCGGCCTTGCTCTCTCCTCGCGCTGAGCCCTCTACATGGGTGTTCATCATCTTCTACGGACTGGATTGGGTGGCCACCGTGCCGCCCACCATCGCGCTGTGCCGTAACTACTTTGGTGAACGCACACCCGTGGTGTTCGGGTGGGTCTTCGCCTCGCATCAGATCGGGGCGGCCATCGCGGCGGCGGGTGCGGGATGGCTGCGCGACCAGCAGGGCAACTACGACAACGCATTCCGGCTCGCTGCCGGGCTCTGCGTCATTGCCGCGGTGATGTGCCTCTCGGTGCGGGAGCGGTCATCAGCTGATGAGCATGTCGAGGTAGATCAAGTTGACGGCGATGTGAATGGCTATCGGCGCCCAGATGTTTCGATACCGGCTCCATAG
- a CDS encoding GlxA family transcriptional regulator, which translates to MVHTVAVLMLEPLIGFDATIPSLMFGQAGTDRYRVITCGLSSAPVKTTSGYAITPQEGPAALRRADTVVVPGTQYPPARLRGELAGELRAALDTIRPGTRIVSICTGAFVLGAAGLLDGRRATTHWHKADDFRALYPRVLLDETVLFVDDGDVLTSAGLASGIDLCLHIIRQDHGTTAANDVARYCVVPPWREGGQAQFIDRPLPECTGESTASARNWALENLTEPLTVRQLADYSRMSMRTFNRRFRDETGLSPGDWVRQQRVECARALLESHDLAVDEVARRSGLGSAANLRHHLRRGFGMSPTHYRKTFRGS; encoded by the coding sequence ATGGTACATACGGTGGCCGTCCTGATGCTGGAGCCGCTGATCGGGTTCGACGCGACCATTCCGTCGCTGATGTTCGGCCAGGCCGGCACCGACCGCTACCGGGTCATCACGTGCGGATTGTCCAGTGCCCCGGTCAAGACCACCTCGGGGTACGCGATCACCCCGCAGGAGGGGCCGGCCGCGCTGCGCCGTGCGGACACGGTCGTCGTCCCCGGCACCCAGTACCCGCCGGCGCGGCTTCGGGGCGAGCTGGCCGGGGAACTCCGCGCCGCACTCGACACCATCAGGCCGGGCACCCGTATCGTCTCCATCTGCACCGGGGCCTTTGTGCTGGGTGCCGCGGGACTGCTCGACGGCCGCCGCGCCACCACCCATTGGCACAAGGCGGACGATTTTCGTGCGCTGTACCCGCGCGTGCTGCTCGATGAGACGGTCCTGTTCGTCGACGACGGCGACGTTCTGACGTCGGCGGGGCTGGCCTCGGGAATCGACTTGTGCCTGCACATTATTCGACAAGACCACGGCACGACGGCGGCCAACGATGTGGCCCGGTATTGCGTGGTACCGCCGTGGAGGGAGGGCGGCCAGGCACAGTTCATCGACCGTCCGCTCCCCGAATGCACCGGGGAATCAACGGCATCCGCCCGCAACTGGGCCCTGGAGAACCTCACCGAACCGTTGACGGTGCGGCAGCTGGCCGACTATTCCCGGATGAGCATGCGGACCTTCAATCGGCGTTTCCGCGACGAGACCGGGCTCTCCCCCGGCGACTGGGTGCGGCAGCAGCGCGTCGAATGCGCACGGGCGCTCCTGGAATCACACGATCTTGCCGTGGACGAGGTGGCTCGGCGGTCGGGCCTCGGCTCGGCCGCCAATCTGCGGCATCACCTGCGCCGTGGGTTCGGCATGAGTCCTACCCACTACCGAAAAACGTTCCGGGGCAGTTGA
- a CDS encoding GAP family protein has protein sequence MWRELLGLAFLMSLNPVLLGLILVVISRPRPVQNLLAFWVGALMVNVPSFVIALFALHMVPSFASFAKNLATADPGSSVKPLQLGTGVLCIVLAVVIAVRLRSRKRENQPVAAGAGGDSSVLVLDPETPTAEPRSVGRVRGAIAVVVTKLRRLFHHGKGAWENGALWVALVLGIGYMPPPPLVLLVDTIIVGSGTAMGTQILAAVVFVFAMLAVFEVALISYVIAPSRTQAILEPIHNWALAHRQVVLLVLFAVVGIWQVLTGIGIV, from the coding sequence ATGTGGCGCGAACTGTTGGGGTTGGCATTTTTGATGTCACTCAATCCGGTGCTACTCGGCCTGATCCTGGTGGTCATCTCGCGGCCTCGGCCGGTGCAAAACCTCCTGGCCTTCTGGGTCGGTGCGCTGATGGTGAATGTGCCGTCCTTTGTGATAGCGCTTTTCGCCTTGCATATGGTGCCGAGTTTTGCGTCCTTCGCGAAGAACCTTGCGACGGCAGACCCGGGCTCGTCCGTCAAACCTCTCCAATTGGGAACCGGCGTGCTGTGCATCGTGCTGGCCGTGGTGATCGCGGTGCGTCTTCGGTCGCGTAAGCGAGAGAATCAGCCTGTGGCCGCCGGCGCGGGTGGGGATTCGTCGGTTTTGGTACTAGATCCGGAGACGCCGACGGCCGAACCCCGGTCGGTTGGCCGTGTCAGGGGTGCGATCGCCGTTGTGGTGACGAAGCTTCGACGCCTTTTCCATCACGGCAAGGGCGCCTGGGAGAACGGGGCGCTGTGGGTCGCGCTGGTGCTCGGCATCGGATACATGCCTCCGCCTCCACTGGTTCTCCTGGTCGACACCATCATCGTCGGGTCGGGAACCGCGATGGGCACACAGATTCTCGCTGCCGTGGTTTTCGTCTTCGCGATGCTTGCCGTGTTCGAGGTAGCGCTCATCAGCTACGTGATCGCTCCGTCGAGAACCCAGGCGATACTCGAACCGATTCACAACTGGGCACTTGCCCACCGGCAAGTGGTGCTGCTCGTCCTTTTCGCGGTGGTCGGGATCTGGCAAGTGCTGACGGGTATAGGCATCGTCTAG